From Bacteroidota bacterium, the proteins below share one genomic window:
- the eno gene encoding phosphopyruvate hydratase, translated as MSTIAEIRARQILDSRGNPTVEVDVVTENGVVGRAAVPSGASTGAHEAVELRDGDKKKYLGKGVLRAVHNVNKTLNEELHGFPVYEQRLIDLAMIKIDGTENKANLGANAILGVSLACAKAAAIESGQPLYRYIGGVNANVLPLPMMNILNGGAHADNGIDFQEFMIMPVGAASFSESLRMGTEVFHHLKAVLKKKGLSTNVGDEGGFAPNLKSNEEAIQAVMDAIGEAGYVAGKDIFIAMDAASTEFFDAASGQYIFKKSTGDKLTPDQMAEFWQSWIAKYPIVSIEDGLAEDDWAGWKKLTELAGKKVQLVGDDLFVTNVKRLGDGIRQGVANSILVKVNQIGTLTETIEAVDLAHRNGYTSVMSHRSGETEDSTIADLAVALNTGQIKTGSASRSDRIAKYNQLLRIEEALGENARFGGKDFKFVSRS; from the coding sequence ATGAGCACGATCGCTGAAATTCGCGCCAGACAGATCCTGGACTCCCGCGGCAATCCCACGGTAGAAGTTGACGTAGTTACCGAAAATGGCGTTGTTGGCAGGGCTGCCGTTCCTTCCGGCGCATCAACCGGCGCACATGAAGCGGTAGAACTGCGCGATGGTGATAAGAAAAAGTACCTCGGAAAAGGGGTGTTGCGGGCCGTTCACAATGTGAACAAGACGTTGAACGAAGAGCTTCATGGCTTTCCGGTCTATGAACAACGGCTGATCGACCTGGCGATGATCAAGATCGACGGGACCGAGAATAAAGCCAACCTTGGTGCCAATGCCATCCTGGGGGTTTCACTGGCCTGTGCCAAGGCAGCGGCAATTGAAAGCGGACAGCCCTTGTATCGCTACATCGGTGGCGTGAACGCCAACGTTCTTCCCTTGCCCATGATGAACATCCTGAACGGCGGTGCCCATGCCGACAACGGGATCGACTTCCAGGAATTCATGATCATGCCCGTCGGAGCTGCATCGTTTTCCGAATCCCTCCGGATGGGAACCGAAGTGTTCCATCACCTGAAAGCGGTCCTGAAGAAGAAAGGTCTTTCCACCAACGTAGGCGACGAGGGCGGATTCGCGCCGAACCTGAAATCGAATGAAGAAGCGATTCAGGCGGTCATGGATGCGATCGGAGAGGCCGGTTATGTGGCGGGTAAGGACATTTTCATTGCCATGGATGCCGCTTCGACCGAGTTCTTTGACGCAGCCTCCGGACAGTACATCTTCAAAAAATCTACGGGCGATAAACTCACCCCCGATCAGATGGCGGAGTTCTGGCAAAGCTGGATCGCCAAATACCCAATCGTATCGATCGAGGACGGACTTGCGGAAGACGACTGGGCCGGATGGAAGAAGCTCACCGAACTGGCTGGCAAGAAGGTGCAGCTCGTCGGCGATGACCTCTTCGTCACCAACGTGAAACGACTGGGTGACGGGATCCGCCAGGGTGTCGCCAATTCCATTTTGGTAAAGGTCAACCAGATCGGGACCCTCACCGAGACCATCGAAGCGGTAGACCTGGCCCATCGGAACGGTTATACCTCGGTCATGAGCCATCGTTCCGGGGAGACGGAAGACAGCACCATCGCTGACCTTGCCGTTGCCCTGAATACCGGGCAGATCAAGACCGGATCGGCCTCCCGGTCCGACCGGATTGCCAAATACAACCAATTGCTCCGCATCGAAGAAGCTTTAGGCGAAAATGCCCGATTTGGCGGAAAAGATTTTAAATTTGTAAGTCGCTCCTGA
- a CDS encoding citrate (Si)-synthase, eukaryotic — MAAELKDFIKENGNHVIGSYTIEQVYSGMKGMIGMVTETSKLDPEEGIRFRGYSIPELREKLPKAPGDTEPLPEGIFYLMLIGEIPTDEEATYVSNQWARRSNVPKHVFDMLDKLPANTHPMTQFSMAVMALQTESVFASAYRKGLSKKEYWDPMYEDVMNLIARLPRVAAYIYRRVYKNGVHIEPDPKLDWAANFAHMLGYDDYNMKRLMRLYLTIHADHEGGNVSAHSTHLVGSALSDAYLSFAAGMNGLAGPLHGLANQEVVRWLIDLRNYYDGATPSKEQIHEYVMKTIEDGKVIPGYGHAVLRKTDPRFIAQMEFAKTYMPDDSMCQIVHTVYDVVPPILSGIKKIKNPWPNVDAHSGALLIHYGMEEYDFYTVLFGVSRALGVLASLLWDRALGHPIERPGSVTTEWMKAQAMKAHA; from the coding sequence ATGGCAGCGGAGCTGAAAGATTTCATCAAGGAAAACGGAAACCATGTCATCGGCTCCTATACGATCGAACAGGTCTATAGCGGAATGAAGGGAATGATCGGGATGGTGACCGAAACAAGTAAACTTGATCCGGAAGAAGGTATCCGTTTTCGCGGTTACAGCATTCCTGAACTGCGGGAAAAACTGCCCAAGGCTCCTGGTGATACGGAACCGTTACCGGAAGGTATCTTCTACCTCATGCTGATCGGTGAGATCCCGACGGATGAAGAAGCGACCTACGTTTCCAACCAGTGGGCGCGCCGGAGCAACGTTCCCAAGCATGTGTTCGACATGCTGGATAAACTCCCGGCTAACACCCATCCGATGACCCAGTTCAGCATGGCCGTCATGGCGCTGCAAACTGAATCGGTATTCGCCAGTGCTTACCGGAAGGGCCTCAGTAAAAAAGAGTATTGGGATCCGATGTACGAGGATGTGATGAATCTCATCGCCCGTTTGCCGCGCGTGGCAGCGTACATCTATCGTCGGGTCTATAAGAATGGCGTTCATATTGAACCGGATCCCAAACTGGATTGGGCTGCGAATTTCGCCCACATGTTGGGGTACGACGATTACAACATGAAACGCCTGATGCGCCTCTACCTCACGATCCATGCCGATCACGAGGGAGGAAACGTCTCCGCCCATTCCACCCACCTCGTCGGTTCGGCTCTGAGTGATGCCTACTTGTCCTTTGCGGCCGGTATGAACGGACTGGCGGGCCCTTTGCACGGACTGGCCAATCAGGAAGTGGTTCGCTGGCTCATCGACCTTCGGAATTATTACGACGGCGCGACGCCTTCCAAAGAACAGATCCACGAATATGTCATGAAGACGATCGAGGATGGGAAAGTGATTCCGGGCTACGGCCATGCCGTACTGCGCAAGACCGATCCGCGCTTCATCGCCCAGATGGAATTCGCCAAGACTTACATGCCCGACGACTCCATGTGTCAGATCGTGCATACCGTCTATGATGTAGTGCCTCCGATTCTGAGCGGAATCAAAAAGATCAAGAACCCCTGGCCGAATGTGGATGCCCACAGTGGCGCATTGCTCATTCACTACGGCATGGAAGAGTATGATTTCTATACGGTGCTCTTCGGCGTCAGCCGCGCCTTGGGGGTACTCGCGTCGCTCTTGTGGGATCGTGCGCTCGGTCATCCGATCGAACGACCGGGCTCCGTCACGACCGAATGGATGAAAGCCCAGGCAATGAAGGCACACGCCTGA
- a CDS encoding CoA pyrophosphatase produces MNSIRDRLYSRLQQPLPGIESQLRLAHPDRIKNVRELKIPDNARISSVLVLLYPGDAEVHFPLIVRPDYPGVHSGQVGLPGGKQEPEDSSLSATALRETHEEVGIHPDTIELLGRLTPLYIPPSGFLVHPFVGWLGRSPEFAIDPAEVASLFEVSVSRLLDPNAISEERIRLQSGLQLTTPAFRFDDRIVWGATAMILSEFGEVWRQALDPTQ; encoded by the coding sequence ATGAACAGTATCCGGGATCGTCTCTATTCACGGCTGCAGCAACCCTTACCCGGTATCGAGTCACAACTTCGCCTTGCACACCCGGACCGCATCAAGAATGTTCGCGAACTGAAGATTCCGGACAACGCGAGAATCAGCAGCGTCTTGGTGCTGCTCTATCCCGGCGATGCCGAAGTCCATTTCCCTCTGATCGTTCGTCCCGATTATCCGGGTGTACACAGTGGACAGGTCGGTTTACCCGGCGGGAAGCAGGAACCGGAAGACAGCAGTTTATCCGCAACTGCCCTGCGGGAGACCCATGAGGAAGTCGGCATTCATCCCGATACGATCGAACTGCTTGGCCGCTTGACGCCACTCTACATTCCTCCCAGCGGTTTCCTGGTGCACCCCTTCGTGGGCTGGCTGGGCCGATCGCCTGAATTCGCCATCGACCCTGCCGAGGTCGCGTCCCTTTTTGAAGTTTCCGTTTCCCGGCTCTTAGATCCCAATGCTATTTCCGAGGAGCGCATCCGGTTGCAAAGTGGTTTGCAGCTCACCACTCCTGCCTTCCGCTTCGATGACCGTATTGTCTGGGGTGCTACGGCGATGATCCTAAGCGAATTCGGAGAAGTCTGGAGGCAAGCCCTGGATCCGACACAATAA
- a CDS encoding ABC transporter ATP-binding protein, with translation MKLLFSYLSKHRKTVFLALLLAAVNQIFSLMDPLIAGKMMDRFGVHINDYRGDPISRFVGDILLLLLASMGVAMVSRIAKNFQDYFTSVIVQRTGAAMYTDGIRHSLELPYQVFEDQRSGETLGKLQKVRLDSEKLINSFISVVFQTLVGLIFVLWYAFTVHWIIAPVFLVTVPLLGVISNLLSKRIKKVSKEIVSETTALAGSTTESLRNIELVKSLGLANQEVTRLNTITGKILKLELKKVRFIRSLSFVQGTTVNFLRTSFVFLLYYLVFRDTISPGKLMTLMFFSFFIFGPLQELGNVIAIYRETQVSLQNFQTILNIPKEPRPAHPATIGPVERLRYERVTFRHQASTHNAVENISFEVTKGQSVAFVGPSGSGKTTLVKLLLGLYPPYSGDIYYNDIPGSQIEKDELREQIGFVSQDTQLFSGTIRENLLFVRPGATDEDCYRVLRQAACQSLLDRASNGLDTVIGEGGVKVSGGEKQRLSIARALLRNPKLLIFDEATSALDSITEEEITGTIRQLSARQEHITIMIAHRLSTILHADRIIVLEKGQVVETGTHQELIETKGLYYAMWRQQIGERKRDEERSNGSARPAPQHA, from the coding sequence ATGAAACTGCTTTTTTCCTACCTCAGCAAACATCGTAAAACCGTTTTCCTGGCATTGCTGTTAGCGGCGGTCAACCAGATTTTCTCCTTAATGGACCCGCTCATCGCCGGAAAGATGATGGACCGGTTCGGAGTGCACATAAATGATTATCGCGGCGATCCCATCAGCCGGTTTGTCGGCGACATCCTGCTGTTGTTGCTTGCCTCGATGGGTGTTGCCATGGTATCCAGAATAGCGAAGAACTTCCAGGACTACTTTACCAGTGTAATCGTGCAGCGGACTGGCGCGGCGATGTACACCGACGGGATCCGGCATTCGCTCGAACTCCCTTACCAGGTCTTTGAAGACCAGCGCAGCGGAGAAACGCTGGGCAAGCTCCAGAAAGTCCGGTTGGACAGTGAGAAACTGATCAATTCGTTCATCAGTGTAGTTTTCCAGACACTGGTGGGACTGATCTTCGTCTTATGGTATGCCTTCACGGTACACTGGATCATCGCGCCGGTTTTCCTCGTTACCGTTCCTTTGCTTGGCGTCATCAGCAACCTGCTCAGTAAACGGATTAAGAAAGTTTCGAAGGAGATCGTCTCTGAAACGACCGCCCTTGCCGGCTCAACGACCGAGTCCTTACGGAATATCGAACTGGTAAAAAGCCTCGGGCTGGCGAACCAGGAGGTGACCCGGTTGAATACGATCACCGGAAAGATCCTGAAGCTGGAGCTGAAGAAGGTGCGTTTCATTCGCAGTCTGAGTTTCGTGCAGGGAACGACCGTCAACTTCCTGCGAACCTCCTTCGTATTTCTACTCTACTATCTTGTCTTCCGCGACACGATCTCACCGGGAAAGCTGATGACCCTGATGTTCTTCAGCTTCTTCATCTTCGGACCGTTACAGGAACTCGGGAATGTGATTGCCATCTACCGTGAGACACAAGTTTCCTTACAGAACTTTCAGACCATCCTGAACATACCGAAGGAACCGCGACCGGCACATCCCGCCACGATCGGGCCGGTCGAACGTCTACGCTATGAGCGCGTCACGTTTCGTCATCAGGCCTCGACGCACAACGCGGTGGAGAACATCTCCTTTGAGGTGACCAAAGGTCAAAGCGTCGCATTCGTCGGCCCTTCCGGCTCCGGCAAGACCACCCTGGTGAAACTCCTCCTCGGCCTCTACCCTCCTTACTCCGGTGATATCTATTACAACGACATCCCCGGAAGCCAGATCGAGAAGGACGAATTGCGCGAACAGATCGGTTTCGTATCGCAGGATACGCAACTCTTCTCGGGAACCATCCGGGAGAACCTGCTGTTCGTCCGCCCGGGCGCCACGGATGAAGACTGCTATCGTGTTCTACGCCAGGCCGCCTGTCAGTCCCTGTTGGATCGCGCCTCCAACGGGCTGGACACCGTCATTGGCGAGGGAGGCGTAAAAGTTTCGGGCGGCGAGAAGCAGCGCCTTTCGATTGCAAGAGCGCTGCTGCGCAATCCAAAGCTCCTGATCTTCGATGAAGCCACCTCGGCGCTGGACTCCATTACCGAAGAAGAAATTACCGGTACGATACGACAACTTTCCGCCCGGCAGGAGCATATCACGATCATGATCGCTCACCGGCTGAGTACGATCCTGCACGCGGACCGCATCATCGTACTCGAAAAGGGACAAGTGGTGGAAACGGGAACGCATCAGGAACTCATCGAAACCAAAGGACTTTATTATGCCATGTGGCGTCAACAGATCGGTGAACGCAAGCGTGATGAAGAACGATCGAATGGATCCGCACGTCCGGCGCCCCAGCACGCATGA
- a CDS encoding T9SS type A sorting domain-containing protein encodes MIKRLLLTSMLLGGLAASAQTWTMQNVGFISAGAYPFDISVPDANSAWCVAYDGSGAAANLQEFSRTIDGGTTWTAGLVTTGTNLAFSCISAIDADTAYAMMYDADAGAGGGIFKTTDGGANWAQIAVGLIFDGNSFPNVVHFFDAQNGFAMGDPNGGYFEIYTTNDFGASWNRVPSGSIPAPLAGEYGIVNDFDVVGQTIWFGTNKGRVFKSDDGGLNWTAASVPASASRTISAIGFRDANTGICISTPTSGTATVYTSTDGGATWTLLSPAGPMFLSEVDNIPGTNVWVSCGASTVGRGSSYSTDDGASWVGIDTSGQGTMDGYTEVGFLDINTGYAGGFAVDQLTDGVYKWDAGILSAKDLSPRAEFVAYPNPSQGLVNLRIKARQQDVLVRLIDMTGREVAFRSFQQVSGLFNQTLDFSYLPAGLYNLVVENGSDRVTERIVLQ; translated from the coding sequence ATGATCAAACGTCTACTCCTTACCAGCATGTTACTTGGAGGTCTGGCCGCTTCAGCTCAGACCTGGACGATGCAGAATGTCGGATTCATCTCCGCCGGCGCATATCCTTTCGACATTTCCGTACCGGACGCGAACTCCGCGTGGTGCGTAGCCTATGACGGCTCCGGCGCGGCCGCCAACCTGCAGGAATTCTCCCGCACGATCGATGGCGGTACTACCTGGACCGCGGGTCTGGTCACCACCGGTACCAACCTCGCCTTCTCCTGTATCAGCGCCATCGATGCCGATACGGCCTATGCCATGATGTACGATGCCGACGCCGGTGCAGGCGGTGGCATTTTCAAGACCACCGATGGCGGCGCTAACTGGGCACAGATCGCCGTAGGCCTGATCTTCGATGGCAACTCATTCCCGAACGTGGTACATTTCTTCGACGCTCAGAACGGTTTTGCCATGGGCGACCCGAACGGCGGTTACTTCGAGATCTACACCACGAACGACTTCGGCGCAAGCTGGAACCGGGTGCCTTCAGGCAGTATCCCCGCACCGCTCGCCGGTGAATACGGAATCGTAAACGACTTTGACGTAGTCGGACAGACCATCTGGTTTGGCACCAACAAAGGGCGCGTTTTCAAATCCGACGACGGCGGCTTGAACTGGACCGCAGCGAGTGTACCTGCCAGTGCTTCCCGCACGATTTCGGCCATCGGTTTCCGCGACGCGAACACCGGCATTTGCATCAGCACTCCGACCAGTGGTACGGCCACGGTCTATACCTCAACGGATGGCGGCGCAACCTGGACCCTCCTGAGCCCTGCCGGCCCGATGTTCCTCAGTGAAGTTGACAATATTCCCGGCACGAACGTTTGGGTAAGCTGCGGTGCGAGTACAGTTGGTCGCGGCTCTTCCTACTCAACCGATGACGGCGCCAGCTGGGTTGGAATCGACACCTCCGGACAGGGCACCATGGATGGTTATACCGAAGTCGGTTTCCTCGACATCAACACCGGTTATGCCGGCGGTTTCGCCGTTGATCAGTTGACTGATGGTGTTTACAAGTGGGACGCGGGTATTCTTTCTGCGAAAGATCTCAGCCCGCGTGCCGAATTCGTCGCCTACCCGAATCCCAGCCAGGGATTGGTCAACCTCCGGATCAAAGCCCGTCAGCAGGATGTGTTGGTTCGCCTGATCGACATGACCGGTCGCGAAGTTGCTTTCCGCAGCTTCCAACAGGTTTCCGGGCTGTTCAATCAGACGCTTGACTTCTCTTACCTGCCTGCCGGCCTCTACAACCTCGTAGTAGAAAACGGTTCCGACCGGGTTACCGAACGGATCGTTCTTCAGTAA
- a CDS encoding PA0069 family radical SAM protein — MTTPVGSSRGARINPKSKYLKSELVFDHPEGLDEAFDPLHPTTYLLEYPKKIINRIDSPDIPTDFSVNPYQGCEHGCTYCYARNTHAYWGLSPGLDFEQKIIVKPEAPRLLEAEMRKRNWKPAPIMLSGNTDCYQPAERHWKITRQLLEVALKFRNPVGIITKNKLVLRDLDLLKELASLNLVHVYLSITSLDEKIRRVLEPRTVTGRQRLETVRRLSEAGIPADVMVAPIIPGINAPEIPTIIEAAAAAGALNAGMTIVRLNDAVADVFKSWLHEHFPDRAEKVLNQIAECHGGSLSDSRFGTRMTGEGNIAESIKQLFRQSVRRHLSGRSVPAYDLSAFRIPEERMQLQLDLF; from the coding sequence ATGACAACCCCCGTAGGTAGCAGTCGCGGCGCGCGGATCAACCCGAAGAGCAAGTACCTGAAGTCGGAGCTCGTATTCGATCATCCGGAAGGACTGGACGAGGCCTTCGATCCCCTGCATCCTACAACGTATCTTTTAGAATACCCGAAGAAGATCATCAACCGGATCGACAGCCCGGATATCCCAACCGATTTTTCCGTGAACCCTTATCAGGGATGTGAACATGGCTGCACCTATTGCTATGCCCGGAATACACATGCCTATTGGGGGCTGAGTCCCGGCCTTGACTTTGAGCAAAAGATCATCGTTAAACCCGAGGCGCCGCGCTTACTCGAAGCGGAGATGCGCAAACGCAACTGGAAGCCTGCGCCGATCATGCTCTCCGGTAATACGGATTGTTACCAGCCCGCCGAGCGACACTGGAAAATAACCCGGCAGCTCCTGGAGGTCGCATTGAAATTCCGGAACCCGGTCGGCATTATCACAAAAAACAAGCTTGTCCTGCGCGACCTCGATTTGCTAAAGGAGTTGGCATCCTTGAACCTGGTGCATGTGTACCTCTCCATCACTTCTCTCGATGAAAAGATCCGACGCGTACTCGAGCCGCGGACGGTGACCGGACGACAACGTTTGGAAACGGTCCGACGGCTTAGTGAAGCGGGGATTCCGGCCGATGTGATGGTCGCGCCGATCATTCCCGGAATCAATGCACCGGAGATCCCCACCATCATCGAAGCGGCAGCGGCAGCAGGAGCCCTCAACGCGGGGATGACCATCGTCCGCCTCAACGATGCGGTTGCCGACGTATTCAAGTCCTGGCTGCACGAACACTTTCCTGACAGGGCGGAGAAAGTGCTGAACCAAATCGCGGAATGTCATGGAGGTTCTCTGTCCGATAGCCGGTTCGGAACCCGTATGACCGGTGAAGGAAATATCGCTGAGAGCATCAAGCAACTCTTTCGACAATCGGTACGCCGTCATCTGTCCGGCAGATCAGTGCCTGCCTATGATCTGTCTGCCTTTCGGATTCCGGAGGAACGGATGCAATTACAGCTCGATCTGTTTTAA
- a CDS encoding T9SS type A sorting domain-containing protein, which translates to MIKKLLLVLVPVIAVTLLTSEQMSDNGKAARTGAPGEVDCTDCHSDFGINSGGGSISITATGMPTHEYTPGQTYNMSVTVARSANSLFGVGIEALTASNANGGTLNITDATHTQIKSATVSGVSRRNVVHTLDGGANPSSMTFNFSWTAPAAGTGPVTFYFAGVAADGDGNESNDYVYKSNQVFTEATCTTPAQPGSISGGATQCSGSAVTYSVATVSGATSYTWTLPSGWTGSSTSNSINVTSGSTSGNVTVTANNACGSSTAQTLAVTANTTPAQPGTISGGATPCSGSSVTYSVAAVSGATTYTWTLPSGWTGTSTSNSINVTTGSTSGNISVTANNSCGNSTARTLAVTASATPSQPGSISGSTSLCSGTATTYSVATVAGATTYAWTLPSGWTGTSTTNSINVTSSTTSGNITVTANNSCGSSTPSTLAVTAGTMSVNSSSTSPACNGGTDGSATVTVSGGTGPYTYQWSNGNTTASVSGVAAGSYSVTVTDQTGCVNNLSVSITEPSAIVADAGANAAVCSGAAATIGGSPTGLGGTGTLAYLWSPATGLSSATDPNPVATPASATGYTVVVTDANGCSSSATVQVDIDVTPAPVITMSGDTLYTSGGVTYEWYLNGNLAGSGASPFFVATQSGNYEVVAYSAAGCAGVSPVFAFTPTGIYSSALLAGINVFPNPARDEFQITLPAGSGSVVARLMDLTGKEVLLTTIDEQHRTVDVRMLQSGVYFLTLELNGQRAMSRLVVE; encoded by the coding sequence ATGATCAAAAAATTATTACTGGTACTCGTTCCGGTAATCGCGGTCACACTGCTGACCAGCGAACAAATGAGCGACAACGGCAAAGCAGCTAGAACCGGCGCCCCCGGTGAAGTTGATTGTACGGATTGTCACAGTGACTTCGGCATCAACTCCGGCGGAGGATCGATTTCGATCACCGCTACCGGTATGCCGACCCATGAGTATACACCGGGCCAAACCTATAATATGTCGGTTACCGTCGCCCGGTCGGCCAACAGTTTGTTCGGTGTCGGCATCGAAGCACTGACGGCTTCGAATGCCAACGGCGGCACGCTGAATATCACGGATGCTACGCATACTCAGATCAAATCCGCGACTGTCAGCGGGGTCTCCCGTCGTAACGTGGTGCATACGCTCGACGGCGGTGCCAACCCCAGCTCGATGACCTTTAACTTCAGCTGGACAGCTCCTGCGGCTGGTACTGGTCCGGTCACCTTCTACTTCGCCGGCGTTGCCGCCGACGGTGATGGTAACGAGAGCAACGACTACGTGTACAAATCCAACCAGGTTTTCACGGAAGCTACTTGTACGACACCGGCACAACCGGGCTCGATCAGTGGCGGTGCCACGCAGTGCAGTGGTTCGGCTGTGACCTATTCGGTGGCTACGGTGTCCGGCGCAACTTCTTATACGTGGACGCTTCCTTCCGGATGGACGGGAAGTTCGACCAGCAACAGCATCAACGTTACCTCCGGCAGTACCTCCGGTAATGTTACCGTTACTGCCAATAATGCCTGCGGTAGCAGCACCGCGCAAACACTGGCCGTAACCGCTAACACCACGCCGGCTCAACCGGGTACGATCAGTGGTGGCGCAACCCCCTGCAGCGGAAGTTCGGTTACCTATTCCGTAGCTGCAGTTTCCGGCGCGACCACGTATACCTGGACATTGCCTTCCGGATGGACGGGAACCTCGACCAGCAATAGCATCAACGTTACCACCGGAAGTACCTCCGGCAATATCTCCGTAACGGCGAACAATTCGTGTGGAAACAGTACGGCTCGCACCCTGGCCGTAACGGCTAGCGCTACGCCCTCTCAACCGGGATCTATCAGTGGTAGCACTTCCTTGTGTTCCGGAACCGCTACCACCTATTCGGTAGCAACGGTAGCGGGCGCCACGACCTACGCCTGGACGTTGCCTTCCGGTTGGACCGGTACGTCTACGACGAATTCCATCAACGTCACCTCCAGCACGACTTCCGGTAACATCACGGTGACCGCCAATAATTCCTGCGGAAGCAGTACACCCAGTACCCTGGCCGTTACCGCCGGCACGATGTCCGTCAACAGTTCATCCACCTCACCGGCTTGCAACGGTGGAACCGATGGTTCCGCCACTGTCACGGTTTCCGGTGGTACCGGACCCTACACGTATCAGTGGTCCAACGGTAACACGACTGCCAGCGTGAGCGGCGTCGCTGCCGGTAGTTACAGTGTAACGGTTACCGACCAAACCGGATGTGTCAACAACCTGAGCGTTTCAATCACGGAGCCTTCGGCTATCGTTGCAGACGCGGGTGCCAATGCGGCAGTTTGCTCCGGCGCTGCAGCTACGATCGGTGGAAGTCCGACAGGCCTGGGTGGCACCGGCACGCTTGCTTATCTGTGGTCCCCCGCTACAGGTCTGAGCTCGGCCACTGACCCGAACCCGGTCGCGACTCCCGCGTCGGCTACCGGGTACACGGTTGTAGTCACGGATGCAAACGGATGCAGCTCATCGGCAACCGTACAGGTCGACATTGACGTGACGCCCGCGCCGGTGATTACCATGAGCGGCGATACCTTGTATACGAGTGGTGGTGTAACCTACGAATGGTACCTCAACGGCAATCTCGCAGGTTCAGGTGCTTCTCCGTTCTTCGTCGCCACGCAGAGTGGTAACTATGAAGTGGTGGCATATTCAGCAGCAGGTTGCGCCGGCGTTTCTCCGGTCTTTGCGTTCACCCCAACGGGTATTTATTCATCCGCACTGCTTGCCGGAATCAATGTTTTCCCGAATCCCGCCCGCGATGAGTTCCAGATCACACTTCCGGCCGGAAGTGGTTCGGTAGTCGCACGGCTGATGGACCTCACCGGAAAAGAAGTGTTGCTTACGACTATCGACGAACAACATCGTACGGTCGATGTGCGCATGCTTCAAAGCGGCGTTTACTTCCTCACCCTTGAGCTGAATGGTCAACGAGCCATGAGCCGACTGGTAGTCGAATAA